A single region of the Halorubrum depositum genome encodes:
- a CDS encoding YeeE/YedE family protein, protein MADRHPLFKPLIFVGGLIFGFGLGFSHMARPEVVLNFLTFEDFGLLFVMFGAAVVSGIAFAVMPRIRDAAPLTGDRYERRLKPFDRNVLVGGAVFGVGWGLSGICPGAAYASLGVGNVTILWALAGMFLGAYAQGYWRSRSQARDAAAAGAD, encoded by the coding sequence ATGGCGGACAGACATCCGCTGTTCAAGCCGCTGATCTTCGTCGGCGGTCTGATCTTCGGGTTCGGGCTCGGCTTCAGCCACATGGCGCGGCCGGAGGTCGTGTTGAACTTCCTCACGTTCGAGGACTTCGGGCTGCTGTTCGTGATGTTCGGCGCTGCCGTCGTCTCCGGGATCGCGTTCGCTGTGATGCCCCGGATTCGGGACGCCGCGCCGCTGACCGGCGACCGGTACGAGCGGCGTCTGAAGCCGTTCGACCGGAACGTCCTGGTCGGCGGCGCCGTCTTCGGCGTCGGCTGGGGACTCTCCGGCATCTGCCCGGGCGCGGCGTACGCGAGCCTCGGCGTCGGCAACGTCACCATCCTCTGGGCGCTCGCCGGGATGTTCCTCGGCGCGTACGCGCAGGGGTACTGGCGGAGCCGCAGCCAAGCGCGTGACGCCGCCGCGGCCGGCGCGGACTAA